The Chloroflexota bacterium region AGGCGCTGTGATAGTGTGCCCCACCGATACCGGGTACGCGCTGGCAGCTAATGCCCTTGATGCCAAAGCCATCGTCAAGGTCTTCAATCTCAAGGGACGCGATTACTCCAACCCGATTCACGTGGCCGTCAGTTCACTGGAAATGGCAGGAAGATATGCCCACGTCAGTCCTGAGGCGGAGCGACTGGCGCACAGTTTCCTGCCCGGTGCTTTAACGCTGGTACTGCCCAAGAGAGAAATCGTCCCGTCCCTGCTGGTTGCCGGGCGCGATACGGTCGGTATCAGAATCCCGGATAATAAGGTGATACTGGACTTGGCTACCATAACCGACCTGCCCATTACAGTGACGAGCGCCAATGCCAGCGGACAGCCGACGCCATACTCGGTGACGGAAGTGCTCAACCTGCTCGGGGAGGCGGCGGAACAGGTTGCCCTGATTCTGGACCAGGGTTCGATACCATCACACGAGCTCTCCACAATCGTTGATTTGACTGTCAGTCCACCCCAGCTTCTGAGGCAGGGACTGGTCAGCTGGCTGGAGATACGGCAGGTACTGCAGTCGCTTCCGGACTCCAGCTCAGGGCAGGAGTGACCAGCCACACACTCGCCAGTTTGACAATTTAATTCATTCTATGCTATTTTGTGATACGGGCTACTGCGGTTTTTCACGTGTATTTGGTCCGTGCGTATGTAGCCGTCATTTTTTTTAGACCAGCTAGAATGGAGAACCGGACGTGAAGAGTGATGTCGTCAAGAAAGGAATAGAAAGAGCGCCACACCGCTCTCTGCTGTACGCCCTGGGCTGCAATCGCTCCGAAATGGACAAGCCGTTTATCGGCATTATTAACAGCTACAGCGAGATTGTTCCCGGGCACATCCATCTGCGTGATATTGCGCAGGCGGTAAAAGCGGGCGTACGGGAAGGAGGCGGCGTCCCCTTTGAGGTCAACACCATCGCCGTGTGTGACGGCATCGGTATGAACCATCCGGGAATGAAATACAGCCTGCCCAGTCGGGAGCTTATTGCCGATTCAGCAGAAACGGTAGCTGAGGCACATGCCTTCGATGCGCTCGTTTTCATTTCGAACTGCGACAAGATAGTTCCCGGTATGCTCATGGCAGCAGCAAGGTTGAATGTTCCATCGATTTTTATTAGCGGCGGGCCCATGCTGTCAAGTCGGTTTGGCGACGATGGCCGAAAAATCGACCTCATCTCGGTCTTCGAAGGAGTGGGCGAGGTTCTCAGTGGCAAGATGAGCGAAGAGGAACTGGGACGGATGGAGCAGGTCGCCTGTCCCGGCTGCGGGAGTTGTGCCGGCATGTTTACCGCCAACACCATGAACTGCCTGATTGAAGTACTGGGAATAGGGCTGCCGGGCAATGGCACTATCCCGGCGGTTGATGCCAGGCGGCGGGGTCTGGCAAGGGATGCCGGGCGCGCCGTGATGAGATTGCTGGCGGACAACGTTCGACCCCGTGATTTAATCAATAAGGAATCCATTTACAATGCCCTGACCGTCGATATGGCGCTTGGCGCCAGTACCAACTCGGTGCTGCACCTGATGGCCATTGCCCACGAGGCGGGCGTTGCCTTTCCGCTGACGCTGGTCAATGAGATAAGCCAGCAGACACCGTGTCTCTGCAAGCTGGCACCGGCATATATAGAGGGGAAAACCAAATACCATATTGAGGACCTGGACCGTGCCGGCGGCATACCGGCGGTGATGAATGAAATAAAAGGCCTTTTAAAACTTAATCTGAAATCGGTGACGGGCAAGACGATGGCCGAGAACATCGCTGGCAGCAGGATACTGGATAGCAATGTAATTCACCCGGTCGATAACGCGTTTGCTTCGACTGGTGGGCTGGCGATACTTTTTGGCAACCTGGCTCCGGATGGTGCTGTGGTGCGAAGGTCGGCGGTGGCCCCGGAAATGCTGTCGCATCGCGGACCGGCCAGGGTATTTGACTCGGAAGAAGAAGCAACCAGGGCCATTATGGGCCACAAAATAAAAGAGGGCGATGTGATTGTAATTCGCTACGAAGGGCCGAAAGGCGGCCCGGGAATGAGGGAAATGCTCACTCCCACCTCTCTTCTGAGTGGTCTGGGAACAGATAACAAGGTTGCTCTCATCACCGATGGGCGCTTTTCCGGCGGTTCCCGTGGTGCCGCCATCGGTCACGTGTCTCCCGAGGCGGCAAGTCGGGGCCCGATAGCCGCGCTGAAAGATGGGGACATTATTGTTATCGATATTCCCAATTACAAGCTGGCGGTGGAACTGACGGATGAGGAAATGAAACGCCGTTTGGCACAATTGCCGGCGTTCGAACCGAAGGTGAAATCCGGTTATCTCAAATATTATGCAGAGAAAGTTTGCTCAGCGAGTACCGGAGCTGTATTCGGAGGCTAGAGGGAGGCTTGCCATGAAGCTGACAGGTGCACAGATTTTATGTGAAAGCTTGATAAAAGAAGGGGTGGATGTTATTTTTGGTTTTCCTGGGGGAGCGGTTATTCCACTCTATGACACGCTGCCGCAGTATCCTCAGCTACGGCATATTCTGGTGCGCCATGAACAGGGAGCCGCCCACGCTGCTGACGGCTACGCCCGGGCAACGGGAAAGGTAGGAGTATGCTTCGCTACATCCGGTCCCGGAGCGACCAACCTGGTAACCGGCATTGCCAATGCTTTTCTTGATTCAGTCCCGATAATCGCGGTAACAGGCCAGGTCCGACGGGACTTCATTGGCCGCGATGCCTTTCAGGAAACAGACATCACCGGTATAACATTGCCCATTACCAAACAGAACTATCTGGTTATGGACGTAGATGATCTGGCAGCGATAATCAAGGAGGCCTTTCATCTGGCCCATACCGGGCGTCCCGGCCCCGTATTGATCGATATACCTCGTGATGTATTTCTAGAGCAGACCGATTTCAGCTATCCGGATAAAATAGATTTGCCCGGCTACAAGCCAACGCTACAGGGCCATCCCACGCAAATCAAGAAGGCCGCCAAAATGATAAACGAGGCCAAGCGTCCCATTATCATTGCCGGTAGAGGGGTCAATATTTCAAAAGCGTACAGCGAGCTGAGACAGTTGGCGGAAACGGCGCAGATACCGGTGATGACTACCTTACTTGGCATTGGCTGCTTCCCGGAGGAGCATGCTCTCAGCTATGGTATGGTCGGTATGCACGGAATGGTCTATGCCAATTATGCCATCGAGAGCGCTGATGTGCTCATCGCCATTGGTATGCGATTTGATGACAGGGTGACGGGAAAGATAAGCGCGTTTGCTCCTCACGCCCATATCATACACATTGATATTGACCCGGCGGAAATCGGCAAGAACGTCCGCGTGGACGTACCCATCGTGGGTGATGTCAAGATGGTCTTACAGACGCTGAACAAGCAGATTACACCGGTTGGCCACCTTGACTGGGTCAACCAGCTGGATGATTGGCGGAGAGAACACCCGTCAATTGATATCAGGGATGACGATGGGCTTTTGCCTCAGTACGTGGTCCGCCAGATATATGAAATAACCAGAGGCGAAGCGATTGTTGTCACTGGAGTTGGACAGCATCAGATGTGGGCGGCGCAGCACTACTTTTTCAATAAGCCCAATACGCTGATTTCTTCCGGCGGTCTTGGTGCCATGGGATTTGGCCTGCCTGCGGCCATGGGAGCTCAAATTGGCTGTCCCGATACCGTGGTGTGGTGCATTGATGGCGATGGCAGTTTCCAGATGACCATTCAGGAGCTGGGCACCGTTGTTCAGGAAGGGGCACCGGTCAAGATAGCCATCATCAATAACGGATTTCTGGGGATGGTCCGGCAGTGGCAACAGCTGTTCTACAAAGGACGGTACGTAGCCACGCCGATATCTTGCCCTGACTTTGTTAAAATTGCCGATGGGTACTATATGCCCGCGTTACGGGTTAAGCGCCGGGAGGAAGTAATCCCGGCAATTAAGCAGGCGATGGCGCACGATGGGCCGTTCCTTATCGATTTTATGGTGGAGCCGGAAGAGAACGTTTACCCGATGATGCCACCCGGGGCAACGGTCGCCGAGATTATTGAGGAGCCCAAGCAACCGGTAAAGGCCATTTCCGACTCTAAAAGACTGAAAGTGAGCAATATTTAAGCTCGGAGAAGGTGGCAAAATGGCACCGACGAAACACATATTGCTGGCACTGGTAGAGGATAAACCCGGTGTTTTGAACCGGATGTCAAACGTCTTCCGAAGACGTGGTTTCAATATCCACAGCGTAAATGTACTGGAAACCATTGAAACTGAGGATAGCGGGCGACCCGGTCTGACCAGGGTTGCCATTGTCGTCTCTGGCTCGGCGGTGATTTTGGGCCAGGTTCGAAAGCAGCTGGAAAAAATAGTCGATGTGGTAAAGGTCCTGGATATCACCACCGAAGACGTGGCGTGAGGCGAGGAAGAAAGCCCTTCACGGGACTAAATTCGGAGACGGTATTTATCAAAGATGAGGCACACTCTTGTTGCGCTGGTTGAGGACAAGCCCGGGGTACTGACCCGCATGGCCAGCCTGTTTCGAAGGCGGGGCTTCAATATTGAAAGCATTGCCGTGGGACACAGCGAGTTGCCCAACTTGTCCCGCATGACCATCGTGGTTAATGGTGGGGCCAATATCCTGGAGCAGGTAAGAAAGCAATTGAGCAAGGTGGTCAACGTGGTCAAGGTGGCTGACGTTACGGCGGACAATATCACGGTGAGAGAACTTGCGTTGATAAAGGTAAAGGCGACTTCCTCAACCCGCAGTGAAATAATTGAGATTGCCGATATCTTCCGTGCTAATATTGTCGATGTGGCTTCTGATTCGCTGACTGTCGAGATCACCGGAGACGAGGATAAAGTTGATTCTATGCTGAAGCTGCTGCGTGGCTTTGGGGTCAAGGAAGTGGCACGAACCGGCCGTATCGCCATGCTGAGGGGGAGCATCAGCCAGCTGCGTGTTGAAGAGAAAACATCAAAAACTAGAAAGGGAGGGTATAACTTATTGTAAATAAGTTTTTAGCCTGAATTGGCGCGGATATAACAGGCGCGCGAAAATGATAAAGGAGGTTAAGTAAAAAGGGACATGGCTAAGGTGTACTACGAAAAAGACGTTAATCTCGAACTGTTGAAAGGTAAGACAATCGCCGTTATCGGCTACGGCAACCAGGGGCGCGGCCAGTCACTGAACCTTAAGGATAGCGGCTTTGAAGCGATTGTAGGACTCCAGGAAGGCAGTAAGAGCAAGGCGAGAGCTGAAGCTGACGGTGTTAAGGTAGCCTCGGTGGCAGAAGCGTCAAAAGCGGCGGAAATCGTCATGCTGCTGGCCCCGGATACCATGCACCAGAGAATCTACAATCAGCATATCGCACCGGGACTATCCAAGGGCAATATGCTTATGGTTTCCCATGGCTTCACCATCCATTACAGCCAGGTCGTGCCATCGCCAGACATCGATGTAACCATGATAGCGCCCAAGAGCCCGGGCATCTTGCTCCGCGAGTTCTTTACCCAGGGACAAGGCGTACCCGCGCTGATAGCAGTCCATCAGGATGCTTCCGGCCAGGCGAAGGATAAAGCGCTGGCCTACTCAGCGGCCATCGGTTGTGCCCGTGCCGGAGTCCTGGAAACAACCTTCGCCGAGGAAACCGAGACCGACCTCTTCGGCGAGCAAACGATACTCTGTGGCGGTGTTACGGCTCTCCTCAAAGCTACCTTCGAGACGCTGGTGGAGGCTGGCTATCAGCCTGAGCTGGCTTACTTCGAGTGCCTCCACGAACTCAAGCTCATTGTCGACCTTATCTACAAAGGCGGCATCAGCCTTATGCGTGACTCGGTTAGCCATACCGCTCGGTACGGTGATATAACCAGAGGGCCAAGGGTAATTGATGAAGGGGTGAGAGAGAATTTATGGGAGATCCTGGGCGAGATTCAGGACGGCACCTTCGCCCGGGAGTGGATTCTGGAGAACCAGGCTGGTATGCCGGTATTCAACGCGCTCACGCGCAAGGACAGAGAGCATCCTATTGAGATAGTCGGCGCCGAGCTGCGGAAGATGATGCCGTGGCTTGCCAAGTAGAGAGATACACTACCGATAATTTAATAATGCACTAGGTAATGGGGGAGCGAGATGGACAAAGTAATTATCTTTGACACCACACTGCGCGATGGTGAACAGGCAGCCGGCGGCAGCCTGAACCTTAAGGAGAAGCTGGAAATCGCCAGGCAGCTTGAGAAGCTCGGTGTGGATGTCATCGAAGCTGGCTTCCCCATCAGTTCACCGGGCGATTTTGAGTCGGTGAAGTTCATCGCTCAGGAGGTGCGTGGAAGTATCATATGCGGCCTGGCACGGGCGAATCCGAATGACGTTGACCGTGCCTGGGAAGCAATTAAGGGTGCTGCCCATCCTCGTATTCACGTATTCGTATCTTCATCGGATATCCACCTCATGCACGTGCTGAAAAAGGACCGCGATGAAATTCTGCAGCTAACGCGCGATATGGTGGCCCGGGCGAAGAGTTACACCGACGACATTGAGTTCTCGCCGATGGACGCCAGCCGGACCGAGCCGGCCTATCTGTACCAGATACTTCAGGTGGCCATCGAGGCTGGC contains the following coding sequences:
- the ilvB gene encoding biosynthetic-type acetolactate synthase large subunit — encoded protein: MKLTGAQILCESLIKEGVDVIFGFPGGAVIPLYDTLPQYPQLRHILVRHEQGAAHAADGYARATGKVGVCFATSGPGATNLVTGIANAFLDSVPIIAVTGQVRRDFIGRDAFQETDITGITLPITKQNYLVMDVDDLAAIIKEAFHLAHTGRPGPVLIDIPRDVFLEQTDFSYPDKIDLPGYKPTLQGHPTQIKKAAKMINEAKRPIIIAGRGVNISKAYSELRQLAETAQIPVMTTLLGIGCFPEEHALSYGMVGMHGMVYANYAIESADVLIAIGMRFDDRVTGKISAFAPHAHIIHIDIDPAEIGKNVRVDVPIVGDVKMVLQTLNKQITPVGHLDWVNQLDDWRREHPSIDIRDDDGLLPQYVVRQIYEITRGEAIVVTGVGQHQMWAAQHYFFNKPNTLISSGGLGAMGFGLPAAMGAQIGCPDTVVWCIDGDGSFQMTIQELGTVVQEGAPVKIAIINNGFLGMVRQWQQLFYKGRYVATPISCPDFVKIADGYYMPALRVKRREEVIPAIKQAMAHDGPFLIDFMVEPEENVYPMMPPGATVAEIIEEPKQPVKAISDSKRLKVSNI
- the ilvN gene encoding acetolactate synthase small subunit — encoded protein: MAPTKHILLALVEDKPGVLNRMSNVFRRRGFNIHSVNVLETIETEDSGRPGLTRVAIVVSGSAVILGQVRKQLEKIVDVVKVLDITTEDVA
- the ilvC gene encoding ketol-acid reductoisomerase; this translates as MAKVYYEKDVNLELLKGKTIAVIGYGNQGRGQSLNLKDSGFEAIVGLQEGSKSKARAEADGVKVASVAEASKAAEIVMLLAPDTMHQRIYNQHIAPGLSKGNMLMVSHGFTIHYSQVVPSPDIDVTMIAPKSPGILLREFFTQGQGVPALIAVHQDASGQAKDKALAYSAAIGCARAGVLETTFAEETETDLFGEQTILCGGVTALLKATFETLVEAGYQPELAYFECLHELKLIVDLIYKGGISLMRDSVSHTARYGDITRGPRVIDEGVRENLWEILGEIQDGTFAREWILENQAGMPVFNALTRKDREHPIEIVGAELRKMMPWLAK
- the ilvD gene encoding dihydroxy-acid dehydratase produces the protein MKSDVVKKGIERAPHRSLLYALGCNRSEMDKPFIGIINSYSEIVPGHIHLRDIAQAVKAGVREGGGVPFEVNTIAVCDGIGMNHPGMKYSLPSRELIADSAETVAEAHAFDALVFISNCDKIVPGMLMAAARLNVPSIFISGGPMLSSRFGDDGRKIDLISVFEGVGEVLSGKMSEEELGRMEQVACPGCGSCAGMFTANTMNCLIEVLGIGLPGNGTIPAVDARRRGLARDAGRAVMRLLADNVRPRDLINKESIYNALTVDMALGASTNSVLHLMAIAHEAGVAFPLTLVNEISQQTPCLCKLAPAYIEGKTKYHIEDLDRAGGIPAVMNEIKGLLKLNLKSVTGKTMAENIAGSRILDSNVIHPVDNAFASTGGLAILFGNLAPDGAVVRRSAVAPEMLSHRGPARVFDSEEEATRAIMGHKIKEGDVIVIRYEGPKGGPGMREMLTPTSLLSGLGTDNKVALITDGRFSGGSRGAAIGHVSPEAASRGPIAALKDGDIIVIDIPNYKLAVELTDEEMKRRLAQLPAFEPKVKSGYLKYYAEKVCSASTGAVFGG
- the ilvN gene encoding acetolactate synthase small subunit, with amino-acid sequence MRHTLVALVEDKPGVLTRMASLFRRRGFNIESIAVGHSELPNLSRMTIVVNGGANILEQVRKQLSKVVNVVKVADVTADNITVRELALIKVKATSSTRSEIIEIADIFRANIVDVASDSLTVEITGDEDKVDSMLKLLRGFGVKEVARTGRIAMLRGSISQLRVEEKTSKTRKGGYNLL
- a CDS encoding threonylcarbamoyl-AMP synthase codes for the protein MRVEIEEVNPGKPSVRLLKKAARLIRKGAVIVCPTDTGYALAANALDAKAIVKVFNLKGRDYSNPIHVAVSSLEMAGRYAHVSPEAERLAHSFLPGALTLVLPKREIVPSLLVAGRDTVGIRIPDNKVILDLATITDLPITVTSANASGQPTPYSVTEVLNLLGEAAEQVALILDQGSIPSHELSTIVDLTVSPPQLLRQGLVSWLEIRQVLQSLPDSSSGQE